A part of Rhinatrema bivittatum chromosome 16, aRhiBiv1.1, whole genome shotgun sequence genomic DNA contains:
- the LOC115077549 gene encoding olfactory receptor 5V1-like: METNNQTSLEEFIILGFSDYPRIKYLIFGMLLMIYLITLIGNLLIITVTSIDVHLQNPMYFFLSNLSCIDICYTSVTLNKILSIFITKNATISFVACIMQLYLFMSLAGTEFSILAVMAYDRYVAICNPLRYSMIMKKRICGLLAAASWILGFLEIIPHTVLTSQLSFCGSNIINHFFCDLTALLKLSCSDTFVIETVILLEGLLLGLSPFLLTLSSYVFIISAILKINSTESRRKLFSTCSSHLTVVILFYGSAICMYLRPASMYSMGKDKLFAVLYIAVIPMLNPIIYTLRNKDVKSALLKVISRK, encoded by the coding sequence ATGGAAACCAACAATCAAACCTCCCTGGAAGAGTTTATTATTTTGGGATTTTCAGATTATCCAAGAATTAAGTATCTCATTTTTGGAATGCTTTTGATGATCTATTTGATCACATTGATTGGAAACCTTCTAATAATAACTGTGACATCAATAGATGTCCACCTTCAAAaccccatgtactttttcctaAGCAATTTGTCCTGTATAGACATCTGCTACACATCAGTAACTCTCAATAAGATTCTCTCAATATTCATAACCAAGAATGCCACCATTTCTTTTGTTGCGTGCATTATGCAGCTGTACCTATTCATGTCTTTGGCAGGGACAGAGTTTTCAATTCTCGCAGTCATGGCGTATGATCGCTATGTGGCCATCTGCAATCCATTGCGTTACTCAATGATTATGAAGAAGAGAATCTGTGGCCTGCTGGCAGCTGCTTCCTGGATACTTGGCTTTCTGGAAATCATTCCTCACACAGTCTTGACATCCCAGCTATCTTTCTGTGGGTCCAACATAATTAACCATTTCTTTTGCGACCTCACAGCACTGCTGAAGCTTTCCTGCAGTGATACATTTGTCATTGAAACGGTGATCCTTTTAGAGGGGTTGCTTTTAGGGTTAAGCCCCTTTCTGTTAACCCTTTCTTCTTACGTGTTCATTATCTCAGCCATCCTTAAAATAAACTCGACAGAGAGCAGACGCAAACTGTTTTCAACCTGCTCCTCTCACCTTACTGTGGTCATTTTGTTCTATGGTTCTGCGATTTGCATGTACCTGCGCCCTGCCTCCATGTACTCCATGGGGAAAGATAAACTCTTTGCAGTTCTCTACATAGCAGTGATACCAATGCTAAACCCCATCATTTATACTCTGAGAAATAAAGATGTGAAAAGTGCGCTGCTTAAAGTCATCAGTAGAAAATAA